The Microlunatus soli genome contains the following window.
CGGAAGCTGTCCAGCTATCTGAACGCCGTCCTCGCGGCCGGCCTGCAGCCGACCCGGTTCGACGAGCGGTCGACCGCGCTGCCGACCCTGTTCGTCATCACCGCGACTCGCAGCTGAGCCGGGCGATGACACTGGTGCTTCGGCTGGACACGGTGCAGGGAGCCGAGGATGTCCTCGCTGCCGAGCTGGCTGACCACGGCACGGCCCGTCCGATCGGCGCGGGCTGGGTCGAGTTGCGCGGCGCTCCGGACGACGGGGTGCAGGAGGTCGCCGACCGACTGCTACGGCTCGCCGCCGCGCGGTGCTTCACCGGCGTGGCCGTCCCGCTGCCCGGCATACCCCGGGAGCCGGCGTTCGATGCCGCTCTCTCGGAGCTGATCATGATCATGGAGAAGGCGGGATTCGCCGGTGATCACGGCTTTCGGGTGGCCGAACCGTCCACCGAGGCACGGGATGAGATCGCTGCCTCCATCACCGCCGCGATCGGTTGGCGCCAGCAGCCGAGCAACTGGGTGCTCAATCTGGTCCCGGGCGATGACGGCTGGTCCGCCCAGATCGGTCCGCTGCATTGGAGCCGCCGGAACGCAAAGCTGGAACGTCTCCCCTGGTCCACGCCGGCAGCATTGGCCGACGTCCTGGTCAGGATGGCCAAGATCAGAGCTGGACATCGGGTCCTGGATCCCTGCTGTGGCAGCGGCACCTTGCTGGTCGCCGCCGGTCTTGCCGGCGCAACGACCTTGTACGGGGTGGATCGCGATCCCGAGGCGGTCGCCGTCGCGACCCGCAACCTGGACACCCTGCGGCTCCCGGCGACCCTCCGTGTCGGTGATGCCGAGGCGTTGGGAACGATGAAGGGGGTCGGCGAGGTCGATCGGATCATCGGCAACCTGCCGTTCGGCAAACAGGTCGGAAGCCATCGCGACAACGAACGGCTCTACCCCGCGTTGCTGGACGGCATTGCCCGTCGGCTCAGCGCCGACGGTCGGGCCGTATTGTTGACCGAAGACAAGCGCCTGTTCACCGACAGCGTGCAACGCACCCGCGGGCTCAAGATCATCAATCAGGCCGGATTCCGCTACGGTGGCGCCACGCCGACCGGATATGTGATCACCCGCCGCCGACGGTGATCATCCGCAGGGTTGGTCCATGATGGTCGCATGACCACACAGCCGCTGCCGTCGAAGCTTCACGTCGTCGTCCTGGACGACTATCAGCAACTGATCGGGTCCTCGGCCGACTGGTC
Protein-coding sequences here:
- a CDS encoding TRM11 family SAM-dependent methyltransferase; this translates as MTLVLRLDTVQGAEDVLAAELADHGTARPIGAGWVELRGAPDDGVQEVADRLLRLAAARCFTGVAVPLPGIPREPAFDAALSELIMIMEKAGFAGDHGFRVAEPSTEARDEIAASITAAIGWRQQPSNWVLNLVPGDDGWSAQIGPLHWSRRNAKLERLPWSTPAALADVLVRMAKIRAGHRVLDPCCGSGTLLVAAGLAGATTLYGVDRDPEAVAVATRNLDTLRLPATLRVGDAEALGTMKGVGEVDRIIGNLPFGKQVGSHRDNERLYPALLDGIARRLSADGRAVLLTEDKRLFTDSVQRTRGLKIINQAGFRYGGATPTGYVITRRRR